The genomic segment ATTTAAAATGACTCACGCCCGTCTAAAATCCGGACAGGTCGAAATCGTCCCCCAGACCATGGAAGAATTGGAACAGCAACTGGATCCCAAGGTCTTCTTTCGCGCCAATAGACAGTTTATCATACATATAGACGCAATTAAGAGATTGCACAATCACTTTAATGGCAAACTGAAAATAGAAATCAGGCAAAGCGAAGATGTCGAAATTCTCGTCAGCAGGGAAAAGGCGCAACTGCTCAAAAATTGGCTGGACTACTAACCTTCCCTCCGCTCTTAACAACGCTTCAAACGCATTTAGCGCTGACGTGGTCCAGCTTTCTGATACCTCGTTGCCGGATCCATATTTTTGGCTGTTAAATGATAAATTCAGGTCAGAACATCTACGGTTCAGCGGCCAATTGTAACGTCTCGGTAGATTTTTCCTCCCTGAGCGTCAAAACAATTCTTTCTTTTGCTTTACAAAAAATGATGATATGGCACAAAGAACGATGACTCTAAAACCTTTTCTTACTTTAATTACAGCAGCTACCTTATTATCGTCCTGTGGTGGCAACCAGGAGCAACCACAGGAGCAGGCCATTACTGTTGATTTTATCGAATTGTCTCCTACCGAAGCGGAGACTGAAAAAAAATATCCGGGCGCCCTGGAAGGTACCGTCAATGTTGATGTCAAAGCGCAGGTAACAGGCTACCTGGATCAGATTTATGTAAAAGAGGGTGACTATGTCACTGCTGGTCAAGCGCTTTTTAAAATAAAACCCGATGTATACAATGAGCAGGTAAACAATAGCAAGGCGGCTTACCAGGCGGCTTTGTCCGCCGAACAGAACGCAAAGCTGGAGATTGAAAAAATACAACCATTGGTCGAGGGCAAAGTTTATACTGAACTTCAGCTCAGAACGGCTGAAGCAAACTATGCGGCCGCTAAGGCACAAGTAGCACAGGCACGCGCCGCTTTGGGATCATCGGAGATCAATGCACGTTTCACTCAGATCAACGCCCCTGTGAGCGGCTACATCGGACGTATACCGAACCGCATCGGCAACCTGATTACGCCCAATGATGCTATACCGTTGACCACCCTGTCGGAAATCAATACTGTGAATGTTTACTTCGCTTTAAGTGAAGCGG from the Sphingobacterium thalpophilum genome contains:
- a CDS encoding efflux RND transporter periplasmic adaptor subunit, translated to MAQRTMTLKPFLTLITAATLLSSCGGNQEQPQEQAITVDFIELSPTEAETEKKYPGALEGTVNVDVKAQVTGYLDQIYVKEGDYVTAGQALFKIKPDVYNEQVNNSKAAYQAALSAEQNAKLEIEKIQPLVEGKVYTELQLRTAEANYAAAKAQVAQARAALGSSEINARFTQINAPVSGYIGRIPNRIGNLITPNDAIPLTTLSEINTVNVYFALSEADFIAFVRDQHGKTGKQKASLILADGTVYEHSGQVEVASGNIDKNTGSITLKASFPNPNKVLRSGGSAKVVLTKKHEDVLLVPMAAVKDIQDRYFVYVIGEKNKVAMKQIEIAGNTANEYLLKSGLTAGEKIVMNRIDVLNDGMQVQPSKVHIKP